The following are encoded in a window of Dioscorea cayenensis subsp. rotundata cultivar TDr96_F1 chromosome 16, TDr96_F1_v2_PseudoChromosome.rev07_lg8_w22 25.fasta, whole genome shotgun sequence genomic DNA:
- the LOC120278661 gene encoding uncharacterized protein LOC120278661, whose product NVEAGVGCGVGFSHGFGIGLALKPGVIQRVQSSIALTMAKIMMRLGIAPKIPSTQNIKPGSFPSKSAQSSIGSVLNLGTKTTGSTQQHLLSDSPHQKFIISSPESKETSSLFGSRSVKFIYEFLQNPVLNKEETKVSELAENLRDQNNVLQVLLKHQQVIEQLIEENQMLRRVLTEDLHVQPSKLYSSREIKKGTNYQCPDCFECS is encoded by the exons AACGTTGAAGCAGGTGTTGGATGTGGTGTTGGGTTCAGCCATGGTTTTGGAATAG GACTTGCCTTGAAGCCTGGAGTTATTCAGCGGGTTCAATCTTCTATTGCT CTAACAATGGCTAAAATCATGATGCGTTTGGGAATTGCTCCCAAGATCCCTTCAACTCAGAATATCAAGCCTGGGTCATTTCCTAGTAAAAGTGCTCAATCCTCAATTGGCAGTGTACTAAATTTGGGAACAAAAACTACTGGAAGTACACAGCAGCATTTACTAAGTGATAGCCCCCACCAGAAATTTATAATTAGTTCCCCTGAATCAAAAGAAACATCAAGCCTATTTGGAAGCAGGTCTGTAAAGTTTATCTATGAATTCTTACAGAATCCAGTTCTcaacaaggaagaaacaaaGGTCAGTGAATTG GCGGAAAATCTTCGTGATCAGAATAATGTTCTTCAAGTG TTGCTTAAACATCAACAAGTGATCGAACAATTGATAGAGGAGAATCAGATGCTGCGCCGTGTACTTACTGAAGACTTGCATGTTCAACCTAGCAAGTTGTACTCTAGTAGGGAGATTAAGAAGGGAACAAACTACCAATGTCCTGACTGTTTTGAATGctcatga